In one window of Hyla sarda isolate aHylSar1 chromosome 1, aHylSar1.hap1, whole genome shotgun sequence DNA:
- the FGF22 gene encoding fibroblast growth factor 22 produces MHKAPFPTTTSLYLKFCILLLLAVSTLSPCVKGNRLIHSYKHLEGDVRWRRFFSATHYFLSIDQTGQVRGIRKFSTNSIFQVYSVNVGVVAMHSAGTGLYIAMDSRGKLYGVKEYGPNCEFQERIEENGYNTYSSVRWRHNGNFMYLALRENGLARLGRRTRRTHYSTHFLPVSI; encoded by the exons ATGCACAAGGCCCCTTTCCCAACAACAACCTCTCTCTATTTGAAATTCTGCATTTTGTTACTTCTTGCTGTTTCAACATTATCCCCCTGTGTGAAAGGGAATCGCCTGATTCACAGCTACAAACATTTGGAAGGAGATGTACGATGGCGTCGCTTCTTTTCTGCAACTCATTACTTTCTATCCATTGATCAAACAGGCCAAGTAAGAGGAATACGAAAATTCAGTACTAACA gtATATTTCAAGTTTACTCTGTAAATGTTGGCGTGGTTGCCATGCATTCAGCTGGAACTGGACTGTACATTGCCATGGACAGTAGGGGAAAACTATATGGTGTG AAGGAATATGGGCCCAACTGTGAGTTCCAAGAACGCATTGAGGAAAATGGTTACAATACCTACTCTTCTGTAAGATGGCGTCACAATGGAAACTTCATGTACCTGGCACTAAGAGAGAATGGGCTTGCAAGACTAGGGAGAAGGACTCGTCGCACACATTACTCCACACATTTCTTACCCGTATCAATATGA